From Lolium perenne isolate Kyuss_39 chromosome 5, Kyuss_2.0, whole genome shotgun sequence, a single genomic window includes:
- the LOC127304674 gene encoding protein PHOSPHATE-INDUCED 1-like encodes MKSHAVCSLLLALLVGLTRPSPCTASLYVPPPPVMAYHHGAVLDGTVPVSVLYYGAFSPHHKAILADFLLSLSPRARPHAFGAPAAASPSVARWWETVDRYVQRAGRERTRVLLTNQVSDEGCSLGKRLSRLQVEQLAARLGVAPGGVAVVLTAADVAVEGFCESSCGLHGSAAPGGSVHVWVGNAAVQCPGRCAWPFHAADGYPIGGHRSGDTLRAPNGDAGVDGMVINLAALLAGAVTNPYGHGYFQGDAGAPVEVGAGCPGVYGRGAYPGYPGKVRLDTTTGAGLPGYNAVGRNGRRYLVPALVDPTNYSCLIMA; translated from the coding sequence atgAAATCGCACGCGGTGTGCTCCCTCCTCCTTGCCCTGCTCGTCGGCTTGACGCGCCCGTCGCCGTGCACGGCCTCCCTCTACGTGCCCCCGCCACCGGTCATGGCCTACCACCACGGCGCGGTGCTCGACGGCACCGTGCCGGTGTCCGTGCTCTACTACGGCGCCTTCTCACCGCACCACAAGGCCATCCTGGCCGACTTCCTGCTCTCGCTCTCGCCGCGCGCGCGCCCGCACGCCTTCGGCGCCCCGGCGGCCGCGTCGCCGTCGGTGGCGCGGTGGTGGGAGACCGTGGACCGGTACGTGCAGAGGGCCGGCAGGGAGCGTACGCGTGTGCTGCTGACCAACCAGGTCTCCGACGAAGGGTGCTCGCTGGGGAAGCGCCTGTCCCGGCTCCAGGTCGAGCAGTTGGCGGCGCGGCTCGGCGTGGCGCCCGGGGGCGTGGCCGTCGTGCTCACCGCCGCGGACGTCGCCGTGGAAGGGTTCTGCGAGAGCTCCTGCGGGCTGCACGGCTCGGCGGCGCCCGGCGGGTCTGTGCACGTGTGGGTGGGTAACGCGGCGGTGCAGTGCCCGGGCAGGTGCGCGTGGCCGTTCCACGCCGCGGACGGCTACCCTATTGGGGGCCACAGGAGCGGCGACACGCTCCGCGCACCCAACGGGGACGCCGGAGTGGACGGCATGGTGATCAACCTGGCGGCGCTGCTGGCCGGCGCGGTGACGAACCCGTACGGGCACGGGTACTTCCAGGGCGACGCGGGCGCGCCGGTGGAGGTGGGCGCCGGGTGTCCCGGCGTgtacggccgcggcgcgtacccCGGCTATCCCGGCAAGGTGAGGCTGGACACGACCACGGGCGCCGGGTTACCCGGGTACAACGCGGTGGGCAGGAACGGCAGGAGGTACCTCGTGCCGGCCCTGGTCGATCCTACCAACTACTCCTGCCTGATCATGGCCTAG